A single genomic interval of Leptospira stimsonii harbors:
- a CDS encoding TetR/AcrR family transcriptional regulator yields MEKANQNKQKGKERKEDILQCARKFFFSKGYDSTSVNDIIDELGIAKGTFYHHFNSKEELLMELTTTLSDEITSGLLSEVESRNPKNTLDKLKIIHELQFDWVNKNPEMVFFFLKAIYLPENISLKSKLEKEMIKRDLAFFTELVKEGQKDGSFSNTMPAEFLAESILSIENVQNEKFALYMLGFNDISPDLIYENGQYSHDLYSMILGIKNPSAFPFPKEEVIASAENLRKFSKEFEKQNQTKDNAKQKPLPFSSLKGGKAE; encoded by the coding sequence CGAAAAGAGGACATCCTACAATGTGCTCGAAAATTCTTCTTTTCCAAAGGTTATGATTCGACATCGGTCAACGATATCATCGACGAGCTCGGCATCGCCAAAGGGACATTCTATCATCATTTCAATTCCAAGGAAGAACTCCTTATGGAATTGACGACCACTCTCTCGGATGAAATCACTTCGGGTCTTCTCTCCGAAGTGGAATCCAGAAATCCTAAAAACACATTAGATAAACTTAAAATAATACACGAACTCCAATTCGACTGGGTGAATAAGAATCCAGAAATGGTTTTCTTCTTTCTAAAAGCGATCTATCTTCCCGAAAACATTTCCCTCAAGTCAAAACTTGAAAAGGAGATGATCAAACGAGATCTCGCCTTTTTTACGGAACTCGTCAAAGAAGGACAAAAAGACGGATCCTTTTCCAATACGATGCCGGCTGAATTTTTGGCTGAATCCATTCTTTCGATCGAAAACGTTCAGAACGAAAAATTCGCGCTCTATATGTTGGGCTTCAACGATATTTCACCGGATCTTATCTATGAAAACGGACAATATTCTCACGACCTCTATTCTATGATACTCGGGATCAAAAATCCCTCCGCATTTCCGTTCCCTAAGGAAGAAGTAATAGCCTCCGCTGAAAACTTACGCAAGTTCTCAAAAGAATTCGAAAAACAAAATCAAACAAAAGACAATGCGAAACAAAAACCTC